aatcgatctattaattacgttaaaactCAGATATTAAAgagtaatttatttaaatttaaatttttcatcctttaaaaatttagtttactTATCTTAATATTATTACTGATAAAAATTTACTCCAATGGTATGAAATACAGTTCATATTGAATGGattcaatatttatttaaatatcacaaatttattatctttattatattacctatattttttttcttaaaaaacatttttttctttttttttattatgatacAACATTATTTAAATATACACACTACTGATAtactaaaattttctatttaataaaagtaatttatacTTCATCATCTCACAAAAATAGACTTAAACTTTTTTTCACATGGATTAATAAATCaatgtgaaaaaaaatttaaaaacaatatgatggaaaaaataaacaatgtgAAAAAAACAAAAGTATGTGAAAAAAAGTATGTCTCCTTAATCTTCgagctgtttttttttttttttttcgtacaAATCCTTTCAAATATACTTCAATAAGCAAACCTTAGTAATATTAGTCACTGTTGTAGGCCATACTAGACCATCTAACCAGGGGTAAGCATTtggtcggttcgattttgaatcgaatcgaactgaataaattgaaaattgaaattttagtgtttatgaaaatcgaaccgaaccgattttggttagaaactgaatcgaactgaaccggtctgattcagttcgatttgattcggtttcgatttttaataatttttttattttttacattttatttttaatattttaaaatttaataaaaatattttaatcttaatatgatttaatttctctatattattgaaaaaatatattattatcattaatcggttcaattcggttttttcggtttttttatgataaaaaccgaatcgaaccaaaataaccaaaatttttgaaattaaaaaccgaatcgaactgaaatatataaaaaatcgaatcaaatttttaaatcgattcgattcaatcaattttttcggtttgaaccgaatactgctcaccccaaCATCTAACTACCCCTACATCTAACTAATCCCAACATGTCCTaaccataaaataaaaaacaaaagtaTGCGTGTCATCCTCCTCTAGGTTGCAAATGTTATATCTAAGATCCAAATCAATTCTTGGCCAACTCAAATTCACTTTGAAGAAAATACTTTTAATAACTCTACAggtaaaaatcttaaatttgaGAGGATTTTTAActgtaaaattataatttcaattatcaGGAATAAAGAAATAAGCCAATACTACTGAAAAATTAACAAGCAAAtgaaattcatatttaattgcATAAATACCAGAGTGAGAACTAAATCCTTTTATCAATATGattcaacatacataaaaagatTCTCGAAATACATTATACATCTTTTCGAAGGAGCAAATCATTTAACAAAGGGATATTCCAACTAACTCCATTTTCTATGATAAGACTAGaaactttaaaatatttcaactctagtatctaaataaaaattactatttctaGAAATCCATGGATCTTCAAATACATATTTGAGATCAATTACCTACCCTCAATTGCATACCCTGTTTTAGCATTGTCTGTTTTAACTCTCGGCTTTTAAAAAGTCctgtttgaaaaatatttagttttgaATATTCTTCTAAATAAGGAAACCTCATAAAAAAAGTCTCTTCCTTTTCCTACCCAATATAGCTAAATTAAAACATTGATGATTTCAAAATCTCATGTTTTCTgagatttttaatatattttttccatCTCAACTGGTGAAATTTTCTCTATCTCTATCGTTAAACTTCACTAGTAtgaatttatcattttttatatcTCTGTCTCGTTAAATTCCACTAGTATGAATTTATCATTTTCTATAATTCCACTAGTATAACAAAGAGATGGCATACAAtgaaattgcttgagtaacaaaaCCTCTTTTACTACTCAACAAAGGAATTTTCCTCTTCATCCATCAATTCTCTTCCATAATCTATCCTTAAGATAAGAAAATTTTGCTACTTATTTTCCCATAAGAAAATCCCAAATATCTATTATGGTCAAGAGGTAAAGACATATTCAGAATAGCTAAGATCTCTCCTTGTAAAGCCTTCAAGCAATTCACACTAAACAAAATACTAGACTTTTGAAAATTAACGGCCTAACCTAAAATAATCTCGTAAGTATTCAAGATTGTTAAGATATTACTACATTATcttatatattctttttttaaaaaatatcgtCTATAAATAACAAGGGCAAATTTTCACCCATCATCTTTAAACTTATAGTGTTATAATAGTATTGTTCCTTAACTTAAATTTGTATAATAAAACCCCTCAATTTTAAACTTTGTAACAAAAAAGGCTAAATTTCCTTTTGTTGATGTGtcaataaagatattttatattACAATTATCTCTCCTCCACCTCATTTATTTCAGTTGATCAAAAAATCTCTCTCATCTCTCTTTTTGGCCTCTATAGAAGACGAGATCAGTGTTCATCAATTTTTGAAAAGACGATATCCTCATTTATTCCTAAGAGGAcaattttctcattttatttattcatcTATCCCTAAAAAGATAATATTATCGACTTCATAGCCTCGTTTGTGGCCAAGATGTGTCTCTACTAGCTCTTCGTGTACAAAGATATATTTTCTCTTTCTAGCCTTTAATGATTGTGGATGCGTCAAAACCAACCGCTCATTTGCTATTGAGTTTTGCCTTCGATATTTGTTGTTATATAGCGCCTAAGTTTtctgttaattaattattcgTTCTTTCTTTCTCGATATCATGATAACTAGATTTTATGAGTAAATTCATTGATTATAGTTTTCATTTATGTTTTTAGAGTATGATTAGAGTatgattagaaaataaatttgtgACATTTATTAGTTTAGAAAATGGGTTTATTAGTTGAATTTCatagatttataaaattttttaggaGTTCAATTGCTGATATTATGAATGCTTTTGATGGGGTTTTTTTGGAAGATCTATAGGGTTACTGTTGCTAATTACGAAATGCTATTATCATGTTTTTATCCTTGCATTATTTTTCAGATTTTATTGATACTCTGATTGTGAATAGATTAAGTCATAATGTTATTGTAAACTGTTGTGTTCCATAAATTGTAGAGAGTGAGTGTAAACTCGATTTGATTCCGTTTGtaaaatataaacattttaattttaatttttttatttaatttggttCAAAATAAAATCTAGAGACATGCTGTGTGTATTTTTTCATTATTCAATGTATAATGTGAATTTtaccataaaataataaaaaatatatatagcaTGACACATCGATTGCTGGCACATGTTTATTCCTtaggaatttaaatttaaatttaaatttaaataaaatcacgaaaaatttttaaattttaatttattatgctaaaaaacaaaattttagattaaaatgttaaaattcgTAAAAGTTTGGCTTGTATGCcaatatctttaaatttttatgtttattatttcatttaatcttaatataattatatttttacttattattattaaaattttaattttttatttatatgtaattatattattatttaaaattattaaattaatttaaattattaaattcaagtaaaattattttaataatcatttATACAAATATGTAAAGCATTcattataataaaaacattattattAGGTTTCGATTgtattacaaaaattattttttatattttatgatatttgagatcctaaaaaaataatcaataaaatttttttttactaaaataaaaattaaataaatttaagaaaaataatttacctttttttaaaaaaattatttttttatattttaaaaattttattagaatctatacatataaatttattaatatattttattttttaaattaaaattaaacaataaaaataatttatttttattagaaaatattttttataaaaaatattttataaaacaatatttttcataaaaatatttatcaaatataaattatttttacaaacaaacaaaatattaattttgtaatatttatttaataatatataaacttcaattgaattttaaatcttttattcttaattttcacTGATTTATTAACCTGaccataattaaaaatattaattttgactaTACAACTTTaaactctatttattttttaaaaataatttatattttaaaaattattttttaacgaaatcatttattttttattatttaattttaatttaaaaaataaaatatatcaataaatttattttaaaaattttaataaaatattcaaattattctttttaaaataaattaattttttaattaaaaaaatattttatattgattaattttttagtgcttatttttctgaaaaatattgtctagtttttaaaattaaaaaaggagTACAGTGCCCtcaggtaaaaaaaaaaaaaaaaacaaaaacaaaaaaacaaaaaaaccgAGTACAGCAGCAGCGCAGAAGACGagcagagaaaagaaagaacaaagagaaaaaaGATTTGCAGCTTAGATTCTCCTCTATCAGTCCATATCCCTCTCTAATTCCCACTCTGCTCCTTTAATCAACACCACAATGAACCCATCAACACCAATTCCCGAAGATTTCTCTTCTCTTCCTCTCGAATTCATTCCATATCCTCCTCTTCCTGATCCTACTCCTGCTCCTGCTCCTACTCCTAATCCCAATCCCAATCCCAATTCAATCTCAAATCCCACTCTCTCCCTCAACTCAAATCCTAAtcacttcttctccttctccgtCCCTAAGAAACGCCGTCGCGGCCGCTCCCAACGCACCGCCGCTACCTCTACGTCGTCGTTTCAGCTTCCTCAGCTTCCTCAATTTCATACCAAACCTGACATCCGTGTATTACAAACCCCTAACCCTAATCCTAATCCATATCCTAGTGCACTAACTCAACAGTCAGTTCCCGACATTGCTGAAGAGATAATTGTGATCAACAAGGAATCCACATCCGAGGCATTGATTGCACTCTCCGCAGGATTTCCCGCTGATTCCTTAACAGACGAGGAAATTGAAGCTGGCGTAGTTTCAGTTATTGGTGGAATTGAGCAGGTTAATTACATCATTATTAGAAACCATATAATTGCGAAATGGCGCGAGAATGTGAACAATTGGATAGCCAAAGAAATtttcacaaattcggtgccgAAACACTGTCACGGTCTTCTGGATTCTGCTTATGACTATCTAGTTTCGCGCGGGTACATCAATTTTGGAGTCGCACAATCTATTAAAGAGAAAATCCCCAATGAGTTTACTAAGTCCAACATAATCATCATCGGTGCTGGTTTGGCTGGATTGGCCGCTGCGAGACAGTTGATGAGATTTGGGTTTAAGGTTACAGTTTTGGAGGGAAGAAAACGCGCTGGTGGGAGAGTTTATACCAAGAAAATGGAGGGAGGAGGAGTAAATAAGGTTTCTGCTTCGGCAGATTTAGGTGGGAGTGTTTTGACAGGGACTTTGGGAAATCCTTTGGGAATTTTGGCAAGACAGTTAGGGCATTCATTGCACAAGGTGAGAGATAAATGTCCACTCTATAGTGTCGATGGGAAACCAGTTGATTTGGATACTGATATGAAGGTTGAAACAGCTTTTAATCGACTGTTGGATAAGGCTAGTAGGCTTAGGCAGTTGATGGGGGAGGTTTCAATGGATTTGTCATTAGGGGCAGCATTAGAAACTTTTAGGCAGGTGTATGGGGATGCAGTGAATAAGGAGGAAATAAACTTGTTTAATTGGCATTGTGCAAATTTGGAATATGCCAATGCTGGTTTATTGTCAAAGCTTTCTTTGGCGTTTTGGGACCAGGATGATCCCTATGATATGGGAGGAGATCATTGTTTTATGCCTGGAGGAAATGGGAGGTTGGTTCAGGCTTTAGCAGAAAATGTGACTATTTTGTATGAGAAGACCGTGCATACTATTAGGTATGGGAGTGATGGCGTGCAGGTTATTTCTGGAACTCAGGTTTTTGAAGGAGATATGGCATTGTGCACAGTTCCACTTGGGGTATTGAAGAGTGGGTCCATAAAGTTTATTCCTGAATTGCCGCAGAAGAAGCTTGATGGGATTAAGAGGTTGGGGTATGGGCTGTTGAATAAGGTTGCAATGCTTTTCCCGTACGTGTTCTGGGAAACTGATCTTGACACTTTTGGGCATTTGACTCATGACTCGAGCACTCGAGGGGAGTTCTTTTTGTTTTATAGCTATGCAACAGTTTCTGGTGAACCTCTATTGATTGCGCTGGTAGCAGGTGAAGCTGCACATAAGTTTGAGAGTATGCCTCCCACAGATGCAGTGACACAGGTTCTTCAGATTCTTAAGGGTAATCCCTTTGTGATTATTTGGTAGCTCTATGAAGAGTGTAAAAACTATTATCTCGTGATTATTAGGTGATTTAAGAATTGTTCACAGCATCCCTCATAGTATTAAGAGCAACCATCTTGGAGAACCTCCTGAAGTAGTTAGATGACAATTTCTAATGCTTTTGAACATGTTTTCTCTGCATGTATTTTCAATGAAAAATTTCTTGGAGAACCTCCTGAAGTAGTTAGTGACAGTTTCTAATGCTTTTGAACATGTTTTCTCTGCATGTATTTTCAATGAACAATTTCTCTTCCTTGTTCAGAAGTTTGTTCACCATCTCAGTCTTGAATCATGATTATTTCATATGAAATGGAAGTTCTCAAATGGTTTTACTTATTATAATTAGTCTTTAAGGCGCCTGGCATGAATACTTGCAGGTATATATGAACCAAAGGGAATCACTGTTCCTGAGCCCATCCAAACTGTCTGTACAAGATGGGGTAGTGATCCTTTTACCCTTGGTTCTTACTCAAATGTTGCTGTTGGAGCGTCTGGAGATGACTATGATATATTAGCAGAAAGTGTTGGGGATGGAAGACTCTTCTTTGCCGGGGAAGCCACCACTAGGCGTTATCCTGCAACCATGCATGGTGCCTTTCTCACTGGTTTAAGGGAAGCTGCAAATATAGCTCGCTGTGTTAGTGCTCGAACCTTGAAGATGAAGGTTGGTCGGAGCCCTTCAAAGA
This region of Manihot esculenta cultivar AM560-2 chromosome 10, M.esculenta_v8, whole genome shotgun sequence genomic DNA includes:
- the LOC110624568 gene encoding protein FLOWERING LOCUS D, translated to MNPSTPIPEDFSSLPLEFIPYPPLPDPTPAPAPTPNPNPNPNSISNPTLSLNSNPNHFFSFSVPKKRRRGRSQRTAATSTSSFQLPQLPQFHTKPDIRVLQTPNPNPNPYPSALTQQSVPDIAEEIIVINKESTSEALIALSAGFPADSLTDEEIEAGVVSVIGGIEQVNYIIIRNHIIAKWRENVNNWIAKEIFTNSVPKHCHGLLDSAYDYLVSRGYINFGVAQSIKEKIPNEFTKSNIIIIGAGLAGLAAARQLMRFGFKVTVLEGRKRAGGRVYTKKMEGGGVNKVSASADLGGSVLTGTLGNPLGILARQLGHSLHKVRDKCPLYSVDGKPVDLDTDMKVETAFNRLLDKASRLRQLMGEVSMDLSLGAALETFRQVYGDAVNKEEINLFNWHCANLEYANAGLLSKLSLAFWDQDDPYDMGGDHCFMPGGNGRLVQALAENVTILYEKTVHTIRYGSDGVQVISGTQVFEGDMALCTVPLGVLKSGSIKFIPELPQKKLDGIKRLGYGLLNKVAMLFPYVFWETDLDTFGHLTHDSSTRGEFFLFYSYATVSGEPLLIALVAGEAAHKFESMPPTDAVTQVLQILKGIYEPKGITVPEPIQTVCTRWGSDPFTLGSYSNVAVGASGDDYDILAESVGDGRLFFAGEATTRRYPATMHGAFLTGLREAANIARCVSARTLKMKVGRSPSKNAHNCASLLVDLFREPDLEFGSFATIFSQKNADPKSTAILRVTFNEPRRKSQESCGSDQQHSNKLLFQQLQSHFNQQQHLHVYTLLSKQQAFELREVRGGDEIRLNYLCEKLGVKLVGRKGLGPAGDSLIAAIKAERGSRKAMPSSLALKVGTLKGTSKLKTGTLKQKLIRRAKVVSNSNRLVPSPNLNAVNGQVTEENVTASQTHSDISGPGQSQVDGLKNEQMTPFG